In Verrucomicrobiia bacterium, one genomic interval encodes:
- a CDS encoding response regulator transcription factor, giving the protein MKILVIEDDAKTAQAIVRGLEAEGHETAVAGTGDDGWVQLDAGGFDLVVLDWMLPGRDGLEILNALRGRNPRPPVLLLTARDAVEDRVVGLDGGADDYLVKPFAFAELLARIRALLRRSTPDEVLRRQVGDLVLEIPARRVWRSGQEMMLTPREFDVLVCLARHEGQVVTRQMLAEQVWRDPNRATPLDNVMDVHLAHLRKKLDEGRRSRLIQTVRGVGFMLREELQP; this is encoded by the coding sequence GTGAAGATCCTGGTCATTGAGGATGACGCGAAGACGGCCCAGGCCATTGTCCGTGGCTTGGAGGCGGAGGGCCATGAGACCGCCGTTGCCGGGACAGGCGACGATGGATGGGTTCAATTGGACGCCGGGGGATTCGACCTGGTGGTGCTGGACTGGATGTTGCCGGGACGGGACGGCCTTGAAATTCTCAACGCACTGCGTGGCAGGAATCCAAGGCCTCCGGTGCTGTTGCTGACGGCCCGGGATGCCGTCGAGGACCGGGTCGTGGGCCTGGATGGCGGCGCGGATGACTACTTGGTGAAGCCGTTCGCCTTTGCTGAACTGCTGGCCCGCATTCGAGCGCTGCTTCGGCGCAGCACTCCGGATGAGGTGCTGCGGCGGCAGGTCGGGGATTTGGTGCTGGAAATCCCAGCACGCCGAGTCTGGCGCTCAGGACAGGAGATGATGCTGACGCCGCGCGAATTCGATGTGCTGGTCTGCTTGGCGCGGCACGAGGGCCAGGTCGTCACCCGGCAGATGCTCGCCGAGCAGGTGTGGCGCGATCCCAATCGGGCTACTCCGCTCGATAACGTCATGGACGTGCATCTGGCGCATCTGCGTAAGAAGCTGGATGAGGGGCGTCGCTCGCGGCTGATCCAGACGGTGCGCGGCGTCGGCTTCATGCTGCGGGAGGAACTGCAGCCATGA
- a CDS encoding PEP-CTERM sorting domain-containing protein gives MKLRIGAALAAALSGSAALAATNGFYVPSFRGEPGSRAGYWESFTVAVGAPGNLAEFGNDTTSVLVQSAPGAIVLGSGNIYNLAGVSDFTLSYSGGGPVGAVVLQVRTSGTELDYGAVSLNYGSGSLSATRVELDRSAFGTPGVPGPQGFNVSSAWEWNLAPLNVSTYTIQFSAAEDSLSLDSLTLDTQVVPEPETLALAALGLGALMLTRWRRIRGSITA, from the coding sequence ATGAAACTGCGAATTGGTGCGGCTCTTGCCGCCGCTCTGTCCGGATCGGCCGCCCTGGCGGCCACCAACGGGTTCTACGTCCCCAGCTTTCGGGGGGAGCCCGGGTCCCGGGCGGGATACTGGGAGTCCTTCACCGTCGCCGTCGGCGCGCCGGGAAATCTCGCCGAGTTCGGCAACGACACCACCTCGGTCCTCGTCCAGTCCGCCCCGGGAGCCATCGTCCTTGGTTCCGGCAACATCTACAACCTGGCCGGGGTCAGCGATTTCACCCTCTCCTATTCGGGGGGCGGCCCCGTCGGTGCCGTCGTGCTGCAGGTCCGGACCTCCGGCACGGAACTGGATTATGGCGCCGTTTCGCTCAACTACGGCTCCGGAAGCCTGTCGGCGACCCGCGTTGAGCTGGACCGTTCGGCATTCGGAACCCCCGGGGTTCCGGGCCCCCAGGGATTCAACGTCTCCTCGGCGTGGGAATGGAACCTCGCCCCGCTGAACGTTTCCACCTACACGATCCAGTTCTCGGCCGCGGAGGACAGCCTGAGCCTCGATTCCCTGACGCTCGATACCCAGGTGGTTCCCGAGCCGGAAACCCTGGCCCTCGCAGCCCTCGGTTTGGGCGCGCTGATGCTGACTCGTTGGCGGCGGATTCGCGGTTCCATCACCGCTTAG